In Paramisgurnus dabryanus chromosome 14, PD_genome_1.1, whole genome shotgun sequence, one genomic interval encodes:
- the LOC135740799 gene encoding F-box only protein 2-like encodes MCECEFMIILWVSMFISVQLSRPCLKKQVIILLQSGYDAAYLDSAPEVTVRDWYSTRHDCGGVYWLTVSLLNEKREVIATFKPDDVTLPQGTPWTQVTHTFKGYGPGLRFISFEHGGKDTNEWKGWYGVRVTGSSVTIAPKPR; translated from the exons ATGTGTGAATGTGAGTTTATGATCATACTCTGGGTCTCAATGTTCATTTCTGTACAATTGTCCAGGCCGTGTCTAAAAAAACAAGTGATCATTCTGCTGCAAAGCGGTTATGATGCTGCATATTTAGATTCTGCACCTGAAGTGACTGTGAGGGACTG GTACAGCACTCGACATGACTGTGGAGGCGTTTATTGGCTTACTGTGTCACTGCTCAATGAAAAACGTGAGGTCATTGCTACATTCAAGCCGGATGATGTGACTCTGCCCCAGGGTACCCCTTGGACACAG GTGacacacacatttaaaggtTATGGTCCTGGTCTACGTTTCATCTCTTTTGAACATGGTGGTAAAGACACTAACGAGTGGAAAGGCTGGTATGGAGTCAGAGTCACTGGAAGTTCTGTCACCATAGCCCCAAAACCCAGATGA